The region ACTGAATCATTATTCAAAAGTTGTAGTATACTCAGAAATACTGCATTCCATCTAtcaactgacatttattgaaacTGACTTATTTCCTTGGCCACGTGCAAAGCAATGAggatataaagacaaaaaagataTGAGAGTGGATTTTGAAAAGCTCTTAGGTGGAAAAATATAGGGACAACTATTTGGAATAGCAGGAGAGGAACAAAATATGCTACACTAGAAATGTTTATAGTGGGACAGGAGCAGTCAAAGGCTTACAGTGTATCAGAGAAAATAGTTCCCACCACAAACAAATTTCAATTAATTAGAAAAGCCATTATGCGATACACTGCATTCCCAGGGATGCCAGGAAAAGAAGGCATCCTCACTGTGTGCTACAGTGgtaacaaatggcaaataaggcttgtggaataaatcccactgctTTAGAAGAAACAGTGTCTGTGTAGGCAGAGACATGTAGCATTCTTAGAAGCAGCTTATAATTTATACACAGGATTGCATGTCTATGGACAGATCTGGGAGCCTACCAGTTGTTTTGGGACATAAACTGAATGAAAAGACAATCCTATCGTCTAGTAGGCTCTTAGCATCCTTAACACAACTCTACAGGGTAGTATATCATACATACCAAGTCTTCGATCCTGAACTTCCCCATAAATTCCAGTTGATTCCACAGAAactcttcagaatttttttttcttgcatgatCTATTTTACCACTTCAACCATAGGCTGCCTTATCCTGTCATTGGGCCATTTGATTTTGCTGGTGCATGGTTTGTCTTCTAATGAGAGACTCTCGTTGTGAATTCCCAGAGGGAAGAAATTGTCCCTCCCACGGCTCTTAAGTCTCCCCTATCACTCTGCATATAGCTAAAATACAAAGTATATACTCAACAAATACATTTAGTGAATTTAATATGAAGATTAACTCTTACCAATATGTAATCGAAATTGCCAAAGCTGTTTTCCCATAGATAAGATTACATTTGGTGCCTTAAAACACAATTtccgggagcacctgggtggctcagtcggttaagcatctgacccttttaaaaaaaaaaaaaaaaactcaacgtttatttttgagagacagagagcaaacaggggagggacagagagacagggagacacagaatcagaagcaggttccaagctctgagctgtcagcacagagcccgacacagggcttgaactcacgaactgtgagatcatgacctgagccgaagtcagatgcttaaccaactgagctacccaggtgccccatcatctaactcttgatcttggctccagtcatgatctcagtgttcgtgagttcgagccccatgtttcATCCTAAGCTGACAGCgcaaatcctgcttgggattctctctctgcccctctccagctctcatacagcactctctctctctctctctctctctctctctctctctcaataaattaataaacattaaaaaaaataccattgcCAATGGCTTGTCCTCATTGCAGGAGATTGCAAACTCATCTGGTCTACGCTTTAAGTTCacctgacatttatttattatttcttgctATCAATTATTACTTTGAAGATTACTAAGGGGTTCTCAAAACACAGTGGATGCAAACGAAAGGAGTTTTTCACTTCTCATCATTGTAAAATTGGACGGCATACCTGGTTAACAGAAGTCTGAAAATATATCTAATTGCTAGAGATATTTATATAAGTGCAAAGGAAAGATCTGTGTTCCTAGCGGAACAATCCCTTCTGCGTCACACAACCCTTCATAATCTAACTGTAGATCTGGATTGTGACTAATATTTGGCTCTAATATTATAGGTGGTTACTGTGGAGGGAATCAGTAAGGGCATAACTGTCATTTCCTTGGAAAAATTTAATCCACAGATGGATCCCAACACCCAACTGCATTGGTGTCCAAAACTAATGGGGATTTTTGCTAAATAAGGACTGATTCAGCCAAAAAAAGATACACTCTGACTAGAGAAATCTGTACCATGCATCACTCCAAAAAGTCCTGAAAGCTTTGGAACACTAGAATTTTCCTAATAGGGGCATAGTGACAAGTCACTTATTAATTCAAATgcacacttaatttttttttccctttataacaCGAAGCAGTGGGGTTAGTGCCCTCATGCATTTACAAAGTGTCATTTACTTACAAAACTTAATCCTTCATGTTTCCTTATTTAGCTAAATAATTAAGGTAAAACCTCTATTCAGGCTGGGAATCTGCGTATTACAAGAatcaatttttctttaacttcaaGAAATAAGCCTTGCTGCATATCAGCCCATGGGGGGTAAGAGTGATGCTGATGAGAAAGATTAAGTACGTCTATTTATTTGCCCCCTCCATGACAAAATTTACGCAACAACCATAATCTTATAACTTCGtgttaatttctttaaagattcTTCTATTATATGAAACTATCTTGGCCTATGATTATATTCAGTTTATTCAGTTAGAGtattaaaataacacaatttCAATCCACATGCCAGGAAAATGGCACCCCTTTCTGGGTGACTGACTTTCAAAAAGAGCTCATTACCTGGAAATAAAAATGCTGCCTCTCCGAATTCACATGGGCTGGAAAATTCTTAGCTATCTACAGATGCACAGACTGAATCATAATAAAGGACATACACATAAATGAttaatttcctctttccctttagTCTTAATATGTTTTAAGGGGTTGATTGGACCTCTCCCAACTGTTTCTTAGAAGAAATCCATGAAGAAACATATTTCAGAAGCAGCTTATTGTGGTGGGGTGAGATGTCACTCATTGTCCTTCCTCTGGCTACACAGAGTTAGCTTGTCTATCTCCACGTTTTTAGCTTTGCGCTGCAGCCTGGGTTTCTACACATCCATCTATTTGGCACAGTTAATGCAAGCTGTTCCAAAGTAATacattacttaataaatattaaagtggacacacacacccctaccgccacccaccccacccccaccccgggtgaGGTATTATTCCCGCATACAAGGCAAGACGGTCACAGGGTTTGGAGTACTGTACAATCTCAGCAAGTGGGACGGAACAGCAAGACGTTTGGCTCTCAGCGCAGATACGCCGCACGCACAACTTATTTCACACTCTTAATTTCAGTCTCTCGCTCAGCGCCAGGACAGGCGGCACCCTTGCTAAAGCAGGGTTAAGTACGCATCTGCAAAACCTAGCATATTTCACCAGCACCTCCTAGGGGCCAAGTGAGGGAATGAGGCTAGGAGGTGGGTACCGGCGCAGACCCTTTCCTTGAATTGTCAAGTTTCACCTCCCCTACGCACACAAATCCACCAGTCCGGGCCGCCCTGAATACGAGCTAGACTGTGCAAGTAGTTTGGCGACTCTAGGAGGCCTTTTGGAGGTTTCAACCAACTGCACGAAGGACGCATTTGGTCGCTTgaggaaataaacattacacacacacacaggaatttCAAACTCCGTGTAAGGAAGACTCCTAAATATACTGTGTCCTTTAAGAGCAAAGCTTCGTTAGGACGCCCAAGTAATCAGAGTTACATGCACTTACTCAattgacacacacacagagacacacacacaccgacaGCCAGACACACGTACACACGGACTAAGCTGTAAAAGCCGCAGGATCCAGACGCGGTTAACACTGAAGTTGACACAGGTTTTTAAAGGGTCTACATGCTCTTGCCTGGTTGCTGGGAATGAGGGCTGGGAGGCGCTGATGCGAGGGCAGAGCTGAGTGTCTGTAGGAGTTGCTGTTCCAGAGAATTCATTACTCTAATTGCTCTGATTTTAGATCAGTAGAGCGTGCCGGGCGGCGGTGGAGAAAGAGACTGAGGGCGGACAGTGCGAGAGGGAACGAGTCGTTCACCCTTCAGAGAAGTCTAGGCGCTTTGTAAGTAATTCACGAACAGCCGGGAGCAGAAAGAGCCAAGCGGCTCTGCAGTTGCAAAAGTTGTGCGCGTCTGAAATCCAGCCGGGTTCTGCGCGCCGTCCCGGTCCCTTTCCCCCATTGCATTCGCGGCTCCTCCGCCGGCGAATTCGGGGGGCGTGGGGCCGTAGGTGGGAGCAAGGGGACAGGGAGGTGCGCCTGGGCTGCAACGCAATGCAATCTTCCCCGCCTGCAAACGGTTAGCCCAGCCCTGGCACCTCGCGGGCCCCTCGAGGAGGACGCACACAGCACGGCAGCCACCgagcagaggaaaagggaagtgtGGGGCTCGGAGACGGCTAAGGAAGCTCATCCCAAGGCCAGGCTGCAATTAGGCGGCCGCAAAAGCCCGGCCGCGGAGCTGCCCACCTGCTGCTGTCCCAGCTGGGGCGCAACTTCCTCctcccccggccggggccggacTCCCCGACCCGGCTCGGAGGGCGGAGGGGGAGGAAGCGGCGGCAGGTTCTCCTCGCTGGCAGCGCCGCGGGTCGCGGGTGTAgcatcctcccctccctgccgCGATTCCCGGGGCCGGCCGTGCGGCCAGGCGCGCCGCGATTGGCCGGCAGAGGCCGGAGGGCGGAGCCAGGCGGGCCGGTATCTCAAAAGAGCCCAGGATATTGCAGAGCGCACTAGAGCCCTGGCCAGCGCACAGTCTCACTCGGCGCCGGCAAGCTGGGTCTTGGGGATTCTGGTTTGCTTTGGCTCACTCGCTTTTACAAACTACTGGATCTTACATGCCTCTGTACCCCCCACTTCCACTCCATGTCCCCATGCTCCTGCGCCAGCAACAGGTAAGGGCTGCTGTGtgttttcttccctccttgtCTCCCGCTGCCTGTGTGTCCGGGGGAGTGGACTCGGGCCGCCGTCGCCGACCCTACCCTGCCCCGCTGCTCCAGAGGTGCCCAGCTGTCACGCTGCTGTAGCGCTTACCCACGCTGTGGAGTCCCAGATCATGCCTATGGAGTTTGTGTGCGCACCAGAACATCCCCAGAGCTAAAAATACTGAGACATGCTTGGAACAGTTGAGCAATAGAAACAGATTTCTCTGCAGCATCTGTGTGTGCTCATAACTTCCAATGCACCAGCTGTAGCGAGATACTGAGTTTGGAGACATGGGCCAGGGAGCCTGTGTTCGATTCTCgctctaagggaaaaaaaaaaaaaaaaaaaaaggcggggggtggggagtgctTCTAGAACACTGGTCTCAAACCTTGGCGAACTTGGGACTCAGCAGTAGTCTTGATccttggagttttttgtttttgtttttgtttttgctttttttgtttttttccctttgtcattGCTTCAAGTGTAGCGTCGAGTTCCAAACAGAGCGAGCGTCTCTCAAAGTTGCTTTGCTGGGGAAAGAGAGCGCGAGCCCGCGTTGGATTTGAGCCCGAAGACAGCAAAACTTTCACATCATATGTCACTCTGTCCTAAGCAACGTATTATTCTTAGTAATAATAGTATTAATACCTAAGTTGAAGACAGGGTGATTTCAGGAAAGCACAGTGGTCAAAATGACTTCTGCAAAAGGATTGCATCATAACATAGACTTGTCAtgacaattgaaaaaaaaaatcgagatAGGAAAAGGGCAGTTTAATGTCTGTGTCTGGATAAGCCTAGCAGTAGGATGGTAACTAGGATACCGCTGTGAATCCTGGGGATTTTCATAAGCTCAGAATTTACCTGTTAGGAAACAAGGCATTGAAAACGTGTTTTAGGTATGAAAGAATGCATATTGACTTTTACCACTtactttcttttcacattaatAACCAAAAGGCTGTCAGATTTCCTCTCACTAACCACTGCCCTGTGGCTGCTATATATTACCTGTACACTTATTAGCTTTTTctcagctcccctcctcccccacccctgagtggtttatttatatttgccaaTATCTGAAAAGTCTCCAGGCTCAGGAGTAAGAGCTATTACTTCCAGGATGGTGAGAGGGGTCAACGTTGGGGTCAAGGTCATTTAACTTTGCTTTAACCCCTCCCCCTCAGGTTTTGGTGGcactttctttaatgttattgGCATCCATAGGAATATTTGCTCTAAACGCTTgtgaatttggcttttttttttttaaggacacacAGTATTTCTGCTACCTTTAGATGCTCCAGCTGTAGAATCTCTGGTTAGCTGTAGAGTCCTTGAATAACTTTTCCGTAGCATGAAAGATGGGCCACATTTTTACCTGAACTGACAGACTGTTGCAGGTTTTATCTCACCAAATGTGTATATTTCTCAGCATCTGCAAATGCTGAATGATGCTACGTGCATTGCTGAGTATAAACGGTAGAGTGCTCACATAGATAAATGCAtatccctctgcccttcccctccttcccctccccctcccttctgttTACTGAGCTTCCAAGAGGCTGCTTTGCCAGCAGTTGTGCTCACATAGCAACATGTGCCCTGAGCACACTCAGGCTGGTCTATATGGCGTCAGCTGGGGAATAACTGCTCTAAACACTCATTAGCAGACCTTTCTTTCAGCCCAGCACACTTTCTTTACCTATCCTTATTTCCTGTCCTTAGTTAGAAACTTTCTTATCCACTGTTCACCGGGACCTTATTATGGGACACATTTATTcttcataattatatttttcctgttttttataaCCCATCTTGGAAGTATTTCCCATATGGTAAAAACGATTCAGATCCACTCATTGATACAGTGTTATCTCCTTGACCTTGAATTTATCTgtagtgctctctctctttaacatCTACCTAAGATTGAAACGGCtgaactatttttttccattgcttaTGCTTAATTTTGGCTCAGCCTATAAATAGTCTTAACATGAACACCACCACATGTAGCCTCTCAATTTCCCAGAAATACTTTCTACCTCATTGGTTATAGCCTGGGTAAAATGATTATTTGTATCTATTAAATTTACATCAGGGCCTGAAATATTTTGGCTCAGAGGGGAATTTACACATCAAATCAACTATGGATTCTCCTGAATTGTACCCCTCAAGGAGTCACATCACTTAGTGATCTCCTCTACTCTTGATTGAATGTTTCTCACACAGTAATTTTGGATGTATGTCTACAATAAAGTTGCATGAAAGCCCTGTTCctaatgaaagtttttttttctagacaCTCATGAATCGGTGATTTTCAGTGAGAGAAAAGCAGGCAAGGAAGTTTTCTGCTTGCGTAAAGTCAGTTGGGCATGTGAGTAGGTCAGTAAAAAGGACATTCAtcataatgaaatattaagaCAATCACCCTAGCAAACTGTGGCAGGTTTAGAGTTTTGCTCTGTGATCAGTTTCCCAAAACTCTGAATATACATAATGTGTgtagacacatatacacacagaaatctgttttGGAGCATATCTATTCGAAGTGACAAAATCTTCCAttttgccaaaaaacaaaaaacaaaacaaaacaaaccatcttttttctcctttgcaggCAGAAGGGTAAAATTTCTAAATGATGCTCTGCATGTGGAACAAATTCTGTCATTAACAGTGGAAATAAGACAATAATAGTCGCTCAATAGAGGCTGTTTTCAAGTTCTAACTGCAGAAAGCTATCTGTAGGAAGCTGGTATTGTGTTTTGTGGAATTCGAACTAATGTCCTGGGGTCAGGATTTTTGGAAGATTGTAATTCAGTCTTTAGATTTCATATGGTTGTTATGCTTTAATGTGGAAAGAGTGAAGAAATAAGTCAGAAGAAATTTGAAACTGTCTACTCGTGGTCCCTAATGGTAACTCAGATGGAAGGCTTGTTTTGAATCATGAAAAGGGAATTTCTTGGTGTCAACTTATAATATAAGATTCTGAAGTCATTCAGAGCTCAAGGATACAAGCACTATTTAAGTGAgctttctccccatccccccttTTTGGAAAGTACACCTGTATCTGCTGTTATATTATTATCCCTATCTGGTTTTGTGTAGAAATCCTTGGCAATTTCACATGAGCCCAATAATCTGAAATCACTGTTAAAACAATTCTTTCCATGTCCAGGACCTAGAACCCTGAGGAACAGGAGGCTTGTTCCTTTTGTCCAAGTACAAACTTCGTAGGGAAGCAGACAAAACATTGAAGCAGGTGGAAGACTGGGAAGGCACAGTAACTTCTTTTTATAAAGTAATTCAAAGGCACTTTCAAATCGGGCATCATTTAGGTGTCAAAAGCTGCCAAAATGTAACACACATTGCAATTTTCACAGATGACTAATCTCAGGAAAAATGTGTTGGGGCACATTCTTGCATAATAACTTGGATAAGGAGGGAGAAGCGAAAAGCCTGTAACGAGGCATTTTCAAAGACAATACACCTTGCCTCTCTTTAGGGGGGGTGTACAAAACAAGATACATGAacggctttatttttttttttttgcagttggCTTGGCTGAGATTGGTTCTGTTAACCACTTAATCCTAATGTGGTttggagggggaaagaaaaagtggAGTCCTCACGATCAGGGCTGCAGCAAATCTCTGCTCCTTGCCATCTGGTTTTCATTGTCCCCCTTTATTGCAGGAGATCGATGGGGTTGTTTGACAAGTGGAGGATCGCTTTTGGTTTTTATATGCCATattagttttgttaatttctaTGTGGCGAAGAAAACATGTTAGACTTTATCTTACACTTCTGTTTGTTggtcaaggaaaaaaatagttttctttggaGTGAAGATGGGAAGTTAAATAGATAGTTTTTACCCAGGTTAGGATAAGGCAagaggaaaaaattgaaaaactacTATTTGTTCACATTAGGTAAAGGTGAGTGCCTTCTCCATGGGAACATACAGCAAACAAGAGCGCTCGAAGTGAAAGTAAACTGACAATTATGCTCTACTCCTACAAAGTTGTCTCTGTTTGGGAagacccagaattggacccacatgAAATGAGTTCCTGCCTTATCTCAATTCGCTAAAGACCTGGTCCTTTGGCACAAAGGTGCTTACTTCCTAGCCTGTCATTACACATGGCAGTCCCATCTCCAGAGAATTTCAGGACTCATTGCTAGGCAACAGACTCGCTCTTTATCCCCCAGAGCAAACCTACGCCTTCAAGTCAGAATCACTTGCACTAACAGAGATGTTATCAGGCATTTCTGCAAAGTGGCTGCTTGCAGCGTGTGAAGTGATGCAGCAAGCCCAAACAGTCTCCAGAAATTGGGACCAATTTCAGATCATCATAAGGGCTGTCTACTCAGTTTTATCATTTAAACAAAATAGTCTGTGCCTTCTGCTTTCCACCGCGTCATCAAGGGCTCCCATATTCTCCCATAATGCGCCTGCAACTCAAATTAATATTAATGTtctgcatttatatgaaatgttctcTAGACATTTTGAGTTCCCAAAACCTGGCGACAGACTTTGGACTTAGCAAGCCTTTCTCCTGCTTAGTAACTCGGGACCCTAGCATGtagagaaggcaagagagagaataagagaggttatctgtaaaatagaatctCCTAGactgctggaaaaaaaatagggagaaaagGACCTGAAATGTTGGTTGAAAGGTGTTCCAAACAACTAACTCTTCTATGTTTATTGACTTTGTTTATATAATACAGATATTTTTTAGggtacaaagaaatgaaaactcctGTTATTCAATGCAGAGTGTATTTCTCTATCTCTGACTGTATCCTGCTAGGACATGTTGCCTTAGGGAGTAGAACCCTTCAATAATGACTTGTTTTCTAATGAATAATGtcttttgtctgtctgtttggtttttttcaggACATGTACCCTGGATGTCAGCTGAGTTACTAAGGTAGTGCTGCATGTCAGTAGACAGACCTTGGTAGAACCTCAAGGCTCCCGGAGACCCCCATCTCtccttatttttttgtgtgtgtgtcctcactGAACATTCAAAACTGTTTCTCCAAAGGGTTTTGCAAAAactcagactgttttccaaagcagaagCACTGGAGTCCACAGCAGAAGCGATGGGCAGTGTGCGAACCAACCGCTACAGCATTGTCTCTTCAGAAGAAGACGGGATGAAGTTGGCCACCATGGCGGTTGCAAATGGCTTTGGGAATGGGAAGAGTAAAGTCCACACTCGACAACAGTGCAGGAGCCGCTTTGTGAAGAAAGACGGCCACTGTAATGTTCAGTTCATCAATGTGGGTGAGAAGGGACAACGGTACCTTGCAGATATCTTTACCACATGTGTGGACATTCGCTGGAGATGGATGCTGGTTATCTTCTGTCTGGCTTTCGTTCTCTCATGGCTGTTTTTTGGCTGTGTGTTTTGGTTGATAGCTTTGCTCCATGGGGATCTGGATGCATCTAAAGAGAGCAAAGCTTGTGTGTCGGAGGTCAACAGCTTCACAgctgccttcctcttctccatCGAGACCCAGACAACCATCGGCTATGGCTTCAGGTGTGTCACGGACGAATGCCCAATTGCTGTTTTTATGGTGGTGTTCCAGTCCATCGTGGGCTGCATCATTGATGCGTTTATCATTGGCGCAGTCATGGCAAAGATGGCAAAGCCAAAGAAGAGAAACGAGACTCTTGTCTTCAGTCACAATGCTGTGATCGCCATGAGAGATGGCAAACTGTGTTTGATGTGGCGGGTGGGCAATCTTCGGAAAAGCCATTTGGTGGAAGCTCACGTGAGAGCACAGCTGCTCAAATCCAGAATTACTTCCGAAGGGGAGTACATCCCCCTGGATCAAATAGATATCAACGTTGGGTTTGACAGTGGAATTGATCGCATATTTCTGGTGTCCCCCATCACTATAGTCCATGAAATAGATGAAGATAGTCCTTTATATGATTTGAGTAAACAGGACATTGACAATGCAGACTTTGAAATTGTTGTGATACTGGAAGGCATGGTGGAAGCCACGGCCATGACAACACAGTGCCGTAGCTCATATCTGGCCAATGAAATCCTTTGGGGCCACCGCTATGAGCCTGTACTCTTTGAAGAGAAGCACTATTACAAAGTGGACTACTCAAGGTTCCACAAGACTTATGAAGTGCCCAACACTCCCCTTTGTAGTGCCAGAGACTtagcagaaaagaaatatatcCTCTCAAATGCTAATTCATTTTGCTATGAAAACGAAGTTGCCCTCACAAGCAAAGAGGAAGATGACAGTGAAAACGGAGTCCCGGAAAGCACTAGTACAGACACACCCCCTGACATAGACCTTCACAACCAGGCAAGTGTACCTCTAGAGCCCAGGCCCTTACGGCGAGAGTCGGAGATATGACTGCTTCCTTCTCTGGAATATTTACTTTAAACTACAGTCTGTTGGTCAAAGGCCCAAAACAGTTATTCAGACGACGGTACTGGTGAAGAGGTGGGTCAAGGCAAGTGGCCACAAGGGACTGAGGCTAATACAATGGTTTCAGAGAAAGACTGTAAGCTCGGAGATGAACATAAAGCACTCAAcatgcctccccctccccacccctcccacccctacccccgtGACCCAATGGCACATACATGTTGTAGAATAAGTTATGGGGTCTTTAtgtattgttttgtgtttttacaaaACTTGAACTTGCAGGCAAGCCTTGGTTGGGTATTTGACTAATCCAGAATGCTTCTCTTTAGGGAACAAGAATGTTTTTAATGGCATAACAAAGGCAAGACTCTGccttaatttttgaaaagctGCTAACTACATGAACACaaattgtatttttgttgttgtgtagTTTTTCTTTCGTGTAACTTAAAAGTCAGTGTTGAACTTTGTTGAAAGCTCATGATATGTGCTTCAAAGTGGCAAGTGTTTGCCAAGAGCTGCCAAAACGAGAGCCTGATTTTTTTGAGGCCAGTAATTTGTTTGCTAGaattgattttctctctctctcttcctctctctctctctctctctctctctctctctctctctctctctttggttacATAAGGGCATTATGTAACACTAGCCAAATGGTAGcctctgggtttgtttgttttgttttttttttttcttccatgatgTTAATGGGTTATCTCAAATTTTAAGTTAGACTACctaaaataaataccaaagaTAATGCACATTTTTGCACAGTGGAGCTTATACTAAAAGGGATAAAAAGCCCCGTGGCTGccttgaaatcaagagacagtAACTTTGAACCTCAGCAAGACCTTGAACTGCCCTTTCCTTTTTCACCTTATTCAGAAAATAGAACATCATACACACAGAGTCTAGTAAGTGTAGTGctctttcagttttgttctttcatgCAACTTGTGTATgataggagaaagaagaaaggggaagtaaaattcacacatacacaatattaaatatcttttctttcctgcGAGGTAGGGCTGGCCAGGCTAATGCATAAGGTGCGAGATGGCGATGTGCTCTTAGATTTTTCTGGGTTTCCCCTTTTTGCACATTCCAAAATGTATTCCTAGG is a window of Prionailurus viverrinus isolate Anna chromosome E1, UM_Priviv_1.0, whole genome shotgun sequence DNA encoding:
- the KCNJ2 gene encoding inward rectifier potassium channel 2, yielding MGSVRTNRYSIVSSEEDGMKLATMAVANGFGNGKSKVHTRQQCRSRFVKKDGHCNVQFINVGEKGQRYLADIFTTCVDIRWRWMLVIFCLAFVLSWLFFGCVFWLIALLHGDLDASKESKACVSEVNSFTAAFLFSIETQTTIGYGFRCVTDECPIAVFMVVFQSIVGCIIDAFIIGAVMAKMAKPKKRNETLVFSHNAVIAMRDGKLCLMWRVGNLRKSHLVEAHVRAQLLKSRITSEGEYIPLDQIDINVGFDSGIDRIFLVSPITIVHEIDEDSPLYDLSKQDIDNADFEIVVILEGMVEATAMTTQCRSSYLANEILWGHRYEPVLFEEKHYYKVDYSRFHKTYEVPNTPLCSARDLAEKKYILSNANSFCYENEVALTSKEEDDSENGVPESTSTDTPPDIDLHNQASVPLEPRPLRRESEI